The following are encoded together in the Strix aluco isolate bStrAlu1 chromosome 13, bStrAlu1.hap1, whole genome shotgun sequence genome:
- the TLX3 gene encoding T-cell leukemia homeobox protein 3 has translation MDPPAGAQGQHQHEPISFGIDQILNSPEQESAPPPPPRGPDGATFLGGPGGRGGAPYPALPAPFPAIAAPFEDSGSYSVNLSLAPAGVIRVPAHRPIPGAVPPPISSAIPAMPAVPSLGSLNFPWMESSRRFVKDRFTAAAALTPFTVTRRIGHPYQNRTPPKRKKPRTSFSRVQICELEKRFHRQKYLASAERAALAKSLKMTDAQVKTWFQNRRTKWRRQTAEEREAERQQASRLMLQLQHDAFQKSLNESIQPDPLCLHNSSLFALQNLQPWEEESAKIPPVTSLV, from the exons atggatcCGCCGGCGGGCGCGCAGGGCCAGCACCAGCACGAGCCCATCAGCTTCGGCATCGACCAGATCCTCAACAGCCCCGAGCAGGAGagcgctcccccgccgcccccccggggccccGACGGCGCGACCTTCCtgggcggccccggcggccgcggcggcgcgcCCTACCCGGCCCTGCCGGCCCCCTTCCCGGCCATCGCCGCGCCCTTCGAGGACTCGGGATCTTACAGTGTGAACCTCAGCCTGGCGCCGGCCGGCGTGATCCGGGTGCCGGCGCACAGGCCCATCCCCGGGGCCGTGCCGCCGCCCATCTCCAGCGCCATCCCGGCCATGCCCGCCGTGCCCAGCCTGGGCAGCCTCAACTTCCCctggatggagagcagcaggcGCTTCGTCAAGGACCGGTTCACAG cggcggcggcgctgacGCCCTTCACGGTGACGCGGCGGATCGGGCACCCCTACCAGAACCGGACTCCGCCGAAGCGCAAGAAGCCGCGGACGTCCTTCTCCCGGGTGCAGATCTGCGAGTTGGAGAAGCGCTTCCACCGGCAGAAGTACCTGGCCTCGGCCGAGCGCGCTGCCCTCGCCAAGTCCCTCAAGATGACGGACGCCCAGGTGAAGACCTGGTTCCAGAACCGGCGCACCAAGTGGCG GCGGCAGACGGCGGAGGAGCGGGAGGCCGAGCGGCAGCAGGCGAGCCGGctgatgctgcagctgcagcacgaCGCCTTCCAGAAGTCGCTGAACGAGTCGATCCAGCCCGACCCGCTGTGCCTGCACAACTCGTCGCTGTTCGCGCTGCAGAAcctgcagccctgggaggaggAGAGCGCCAAGATCCCCCCGGTCACCTCCCTCGTCTGA